A section of the Dehalococcoidia bacterium genome encodes:
- a CDS encoding class I SAM-dependent methyltransferase — protein sequence MNRGKLGTMPRATERDDESYLAFVEGARVFASALDPQLREAAGAAITRYQRQTGRLPQTVDDAKRALDPVPIIASRNRIMRTTQEMMWRGVIDTYAKRKDELLAELEAAERSPIGSVEWDPNFQYPDYFAKVEFHIQPGSYYADPLAGYIYHYGTKIFFLGQNDRDDIQTRFVNRVPAPADGVVNRVLDVACSIGQSTTALKQRFVQAEVWGIDAAAPMVRYAHKRAVEMGLPVHFRQALAERLPFPDEYFDIVFSYILFHELPREVMPQVLAEMRRVTRPGGIVAIVDFQTLGPALPPLVAYFFDFSRRYNGEPYAADFITLDFLAMMREAGLRNVREIATGEGFAGLPLRVGEK from the coding sequence ATGAACCGCGGCAAACTCGGCACGATGCCCCGAGCGACCGAACGCGACGACGAGTCGTACCTCGCCTTTGTCGAGGGCGCACGCGTTTTTGCCAGCGCCCTCGACCCGCAGCTGCGCGAGGCGGCCGGCGCAGCGATCACGCGCTACCAGCGCCAGACGGGCCGCCTGCCCCAGACAGTTGACGACGCCAAGCGGGCTCTCGACCCCGTGCCGATTATCGCGTCGCGCAACCGCATCATGCGCACCACGCAAGAGATGATGTGGCGAGGCGTCATCGACACCTACGCCAAGCGGAAGGACGAGCTGCTCGCCGAGCTGGAGGCGGCGGAGCGCTCGCCAATCGGCTCGGTCGAGTGGGACCCGAACTTTCAGTATCCCGACTACTTTGCCAAGGTCGAGTTTCATATCCAGCCCGGCAGCTATTACGCTGACCCGCTTGCCGGGTATATCTACCACTACGGCACGAAGATCTTCTTCCTCGGCCAGAACGACCGCGACGACATCCAGACCCGCTTTGTCAATCGCGTCCCGGCCCCCGCGGATGGCGTGGTGAACCGCGTGCTCGATGTCGCCTGCTCAATCGGCCAGAGCACTACCGCGCTCAAGCAGCGCTTCGTTCAGGCCGAGGTGTGGGGGATCGACGCGGCGGCGCCGATGGTGCGGTATGCGCATAAGCGCGCTGTCGAGATGGGGCTGCCGGTCCACTTCCGGCAAGCGCTCGCAGAGCGGCTGCCCTTCCCCGATGAGTATTTCGACATCGTCTTCAGCTACATTCTCTTCCATGAGCTCCCGCGCGAGGTGATGCCGCAGGTGCTGGCCGAGATGCGTCGGGTGACACGGCCGGGCGGGATCGTCGCGATCGTCGACTTTCAGACGCTTGGCCCGGCGCTGCCTCCGCTCGTTGCCTACTTCTTCGACTTCAGCCGGCGCTATAACGGCGAGCCGTACGCCGCTGACTTCATTACGCTCGATTTCCTCGCCATGATGCGTGAGGCAGGCCTCCGCAACGTTCGCGAGATCGCAACTGGCGAGGGATTTGCCGGGCTCCCGCTCCGCGTTGGAGAGAAATAA
- a CDS encoding MFS transporter, with protein sequence MSSPTADAPRDRQLVLVLPGLMITLFLAALDGTIVSTAMPRIVADLHGFERYSWVATAYLLTSTVLIPLWAKLSDLIGRKPVLLSVVVGFVLGSALCGAAQEMDQLILFRAVQGVFGGGVLALVFSAIADIFSPAERGKWMGLFFAMFGLASVVGPLAGGVITETTSWRWVFYVNLPVGLAALLLLAFGFPFLRPERSLNWRALDVAGAAVLTLATTALLFGLVQAGTTRAWLAPTTGALFALAAGGGMLFIVIERRALEPIIPLELFRSRAVASGAALCFCCGFLMLAAILYAPLYAQAVLGDTPTQAGGVLIAFMLTMMVGNTVVGRLLAHFKRIKPIMLAGVALPAVGLGTLLLLGGPNDRMVLIGGLIVYGAGLSFLLPPANIGIQNAVEFRQLGAATGLSNFARSIGQTVGAAVVGSIVVGRYAASLPALLPPSAQPLDAGTLAALTNPQRILGGEASRLVPPAADPTVAAEVAAAAQRALAVGIHDGFLAALVVALAASAIVVFWVPDQRLREAALRPAPPRPPLAQPSRL encoded by the coding sequence GTGTCCTCGCCGACAGCCGATGCGCCGCGCGACCGTCAGCTCGTCCTCGTTCTCCCCGGCCTGATGATCACGCTCTTTCTCGCCGCCCTCGACGGCACGATCGTCAGCACGGCGATGCCGCGGATCGTCGCCGACCTCCACGGTTTTGAACGGTACTCCTGGGTGGCGACGGCCTATCTCCTGACGTCGACAGTCTTGATCCCGCTCTGGGCAAAGCTGTCCGACCTTATCGGCCGCAAGCCGGTGCTGCTGAGCGTGGTCGTCGGCTTCGTGCTCGGCAGCGCCCTCTGCGGCGCGGCGCAGGAGATGGACCAGCTGATCCTCTTCCGAGCGGTGCAGGGGGTCTTCGGCGGCGGCGTGCTTGCCCTTGTCTTCAGCGCCATCGCCGACATCTTTTCGCCTGCGGAGCGCGGCAAGTGGATGGGGCTCTTTTTTGCGATGTTCGGCCTCGCCAGCGTCGTCGGGCCGCTCGCCGGCGGGGTGATCACCGAAACGACCTCATGGCGCTGGGTGTTCTACGTCAATTTGCCGGTGGGGCTGGCGGCGCTGCTGCTCCTCGCCTTCGGCTTTCCTTTCCTTCGGCCTGAACGGTCGCTGAACTGGCGCGCGCTCGATGTTGCCGGTGCCGCCGTGCTGACGCTGGCGACCACCGCGCTCCTCTTCGGCCTCGTGCAGGCGGGGACAACGCGGGCGTGGCTGGCGCCGACCACTGGAGCGCTCTTTGCCCTCGCTGCTGGCGGGGGCATGCTGTTTATCGTCATTGAGCGGCGGGCGCTGGAACCGATCATTCCGCTCGAGCTGTTCCGCAGCCGCGCGGTCGCAAGCGGCGCGGCGCTCTGTTTCTGCTGCGGCTTCCTGATGCTCGCCGCCATCCTCTACGCGCCGCTCTACGCCCAAGCCGTGCTCGGCGATACGCCCACGCAGGCCGGCGGCGTCTTGATTGCGTTCATGCTGACGATGATGGTCGGCAATACCGTCGTCGGCCGGCTGCTGGCGCACTTCAAGCGCATTAAGCCGATCATGCTTGCCGGGGTGGCGCTGCCGGCAGTCGGTCTTGGGACCCTGCTCCTACTTGGCGGACCGAACGACCGGATGGTGCTGATCGGCGGGCTGATTGTCTACGGGGCCGGCTTGTCGTTCTTGCTTCCTCCCGCGAATATCGGCATTCAGAACGCGGTGGAGTTCCGCCAGCTTGGGGCAGCGACCGGGCTGTCGAACTTTGCGCGCTCGATCGGCCAAACGGTGGGCGCGGCCGTCGTCGGCTCAATCGTCGTTGGCCGCTACGCTGCAAGCCTGCCCGCCCTGCTTCCGCCGAGCGCGCAGCCCCTCGACGCAGGGACGCTCGCTGCCCTGACTAATCCGCAGCGGATCCTGGGCGGAGAAGCCAGCCGCCTTGTCCCGCCGGCGGCCGACCCGACCGTCGCTGCCGAGGTGGCCGCCGCCGCCCAGCGAGCGCTGGCGGTCGGCATCCACGACGGCTTCCTCGCCGCCCTCGTTGTTGCGCTGGCAGCATCCGCTATCGTCGTCTTCTGGGTTCCCGATCAGCGCCTGCGCGAGGCCGCGCTCCGGCCGGCGCCGCCGCGTCCGCCGCTTGCTCAGCCGAGCAGGCTGTAG
- a CDS encoding 2-oxo acid dehydrogenase subunit E2: MAREIVMPRLSDTMEEGKILKWHKRPGDPVAKGDVLAEIETDKANMELESYETGILTKILIEEGGQAPIGQPIAYIGSAEEVEGGAPAASPAPAAAAPAAPAAAAQEPEGEAPAPRTPAAPPPPPAAPPTVTLPHVTAPSQDAIEADDGRIKASPLARKIAAERGIDLSRIKGSGPGGRILREDVEKAAAALPAEVVAPVREAPPAAAPVAAAAAPAEGAPRPGRLEPFTRMQQTIARRMTASKQQVPHFYVTTEVDTGELTELRQRLNAAGEDVKITYNDLIVKAVALALADMPLLNASYRDDGVYYNEEINIGIAVALERGLVVPVIHRADTKGVRQIARENAAMFQRVRENRPRPEDFQGATFTISNLGMYDVDEFIAIVDPPATAILAVGSIRKKPVVLNDEIVVRERMRLTISADHRVVYGAEAAQFLQLVKRRLEHPYSLLG; the protein is encoded by the coding sequence ATGGCCCGAGAGATCGTCATGCCCCGCCTGAGCGACACCATGGAGGAGGGAAAGATCCTGAAATGGCACAAGCGGCCAGGCGATCCGGTCGCCAAGGGGGATGTCCTCGCCGAGATCGAGACCGACAAGGCGAACATGGAGCTCGAGTCGTATGAGACGGGCATCCTGACGAAGATCCTGATCGAGGAGGGCGGCCAAGCGCCGATCGGCCAGCCGATCGCCTATATCGGCAGCGCGGAGGAAGTTGAAGGAGGCGCGCCCGCTGCTTCCCCGGCGCCGGCCGCTGCTGCGCCGGCAGCTCCAGCCGCGGCCGCGCAAGAACCAGAGGGGGAGGCGCCGGCTCCCCGCACGCCCGCCGCGCCGCCACCGCCGCCCGCCGCGCCGCCGACCGTCACGCTTCCCCACGTCACCGCCCCCTCCCAGGACGCTATCGAGGCGGACGACGGCCGGATCAAGGCGTCTCCCTTAGCGCGCAAAATCGCCGCCGAACGCGGGATCGACCTCAGCCGCATCAAGGGAAGCGGTCCGGGCGGACGCATCCTTCGGGAGGATGTTGAGAAGGCCGCGGCGGCCCTGCCAGCTGAGGTGGTGGCGCCGGTGCGCGAAGCGCCTCCCGCGGCAGCGCCGGTGGCCGCCGCGGCCGCGCCGGCAGAAGGCGCGCCGCGCCCCGGGCGCCTCGAGCCGTTCACGCGCATGCAGCAGACGATCGCCCGCCGGATGACGGCCAGCAAGCAGCAGGTGCCGCATTTCTACGTCACGACCGAGGTGGACACCGGCGAACTGACCGAACTGCGGCAGCGCCTGAACGCCGCGGGCGAGGACGTCAAGATCACCTACAACGACCTGATCGTCAAAGCGGTCGCGCTCGCCTTGGCCGACATGCCGCTCCTGAATGCCAGCTACCGCGACGACGGGGTGTATTACAACGAGGAGATCAACATCGGCATCGCCGTCGCCTTGGAACGGGGGCTCGTCGTGCCGGTTATTCACCGCGCCGATACGAAAGGGGTCCGGCAGATCGCGCGCGAGAACGCAGCGATGTTCCAGCGCGTGCGCGAGAACAGGCCGCGGCCCGAAGATTTCCAAGGCGCAACGTTCACCATCTCGAACCTCGGGATGTACGACGTTGACGAATTCATCGCGATCGTCGACCCGCCCGCGACGGCAATCCTCGCCGTCGGCTCAATCCGCAAGAAGCCGGTCGTTCTGAACGACGAGATTGTTGTCCGCGAGCGGATGCGTCTGACGATCTCGGCCGACCACCGCGTCGTCTACGGAGCGGAAGCGGCGCAGTTTCTGCAGCTCGTCAAGCGCCGGCTCGAGCACCCCTACAGCCTGCTCGGCTGA